In Paramisgurnus dabryanus chromosome 14, PD_genome_1.1, whole genome shotgun sequence, one genomic interval encodes:
- the ctdspl3 gene encoding CTD small phosphatase-like protein 2, with amino-acid sequence MRLRSRNILNENPTTPSRRRRATPDLPGPQTPCIQTQDENDVEVLLDPDSVPTAAKRPRLKRGLRKALSTDDCRESDFKTPVRHLRERQSSLNPAARSLYSPAVHFLTPPKDNEQPNSGALFSPEQRVFGYSAMSPLSEDEENEEVFSPFTFIKNIPNRSQQSRPISATRDIPPKTRSTPAATLVLDLDETLVFSSLSVIQDAEYTFNTPFQDHKYKVYLILRPYVKEFLQAMTKHFEMIVYTSAKKEYAEKIVDILDPNKKLFRHRLYQDDCACVLGHYIKDLNALERDLSKTVILDNAPHTFPYHLMNMIPIKSWNGDREDRELQKLIPYMEKLVQADDFRNVLKKRTDHFHRLLTED; translated from the exons ATGAGACTTCGCTCAAGAAATATTTTGAATGAAAACCCAACGACACCGTCCCGCCGCCGTCGGGCCACTCCAGACCTACCAGGACCACAGACTCCGTGCATCCAGACACAG GATGAGAATGATGTAGAGGTCCTTCTAGACCCTGATAGTGTCCCAACAGCAGCTAAACGTCCACGCCTGAAACGTGGATTGAGAAAAGCTTTATCAACTGATGACTGTAGAG AGTCTGATTTTAAGACACCAGTTCGTCATCTGCGGGAAAGACAGTCCTCACTGAATCCTGCTGCGCGAAGCCTTTATTCTCCAGCGGTGCATTTCCTCACGCCCCCAAAAGACA ATGAACAGCCAAACTCTGGTGCGCTTTTCAGTCCTGAACAGCGTGTGTTTGGCTACAGTGCCATGAGCCCTCTCTCAGAGGATGAAGAGAACGAGGAAGTCTTTAGCCC TTTCACGTTTATTAAGAACATACCAAACCGTTCGCAACAGTCCAGACCAATTTCAGCAACTCGGGACATTCCACCAAAGACAAGGAGCACACCTGCTGCTACCCTCGTGCTCGATTTG gACGAAACCCTCGTGTTCAGTTCCCTAAGTGTGATTCAGGATGCCGAATACACATTTAATACTCCCTTTCAAGATCATAAATACAAG GTCTACCTGATCCTCAGACCATACGTGAAAGAGTTTCTGCAAGCCATGACCaaacattttgag ATGATTGTTTATACCTCTGCCAAGAAGGAATATGCAGAAAAGATTGTAGACATATTGGACCCTAACAAAAAGCTCTTTAG ACATCGTTTGTATCAGGACGACTGTGCTTGTGTACTTGGACACTATATTAAAGACTTGAATGCACTAGAGAGAGACCTGTCAAAGACTGTCATCCTGGACAACGCCCCTCACACCTTTCCCTACCAC CTGATGAACATGATTCCTATAAAGAGCTGGAATGGAGACAGAGAGGACCGCGAATTGCAAAAACTCATCCCGTACATGGAGAAACTAGTGCAGGCG GATGACTTCAGAAATGTTCTGAAAAAGAGAACCGACCACTTTCACAGGCTGCTTACTGAAGACTGA